Proteins found in one Candidatus Hydrogenedentota bacterium genomic segment:
- a CDS encoding sugar phosphate isomerase/epimerase codes for MNIVMHSYTFRTYPLEEAFRAARQFGWGGIELQPCHFNLENIAAELPRCIEVGKSYGVPIVCVDFGGDFINENPQVVAESVAAVEMVIETCARYGVHLINGGVGSLSVHPTDYGQNGSALAKEAHYERAADAFRHLGPFAGERGVRIVFEIHMNTIHDTVASTVRLLDKIGCDNVMANPDPGNMFSTSTAEHEPEALDKLAGRVGYFHFKNCYLHAGQYSYSVKLADGHIDLNRYVQKLVELGYDDNVCVEYCGAGDPHAAAEEDIKYLRACLSRACKG; via the coding sequence GTGAATATCGTAATGCACAGTTACACGTTCAGGACCTATCCGCTCGAGGAAGCGTTTCGGGCGGCCCGCCAATTCGGATGGGGCGGGATTGAATTGCAGCCGTGCCATTTCAATCTGGAAAACATCGCTGCGGAGTTGCCCCGCTGCATAGAGGTGGGGAAATCCTACGGCGTACCGATCGTGTGCGTGGATTTCGGCGGTGATTTCATCAACGAGAATCCACAGGTGGTTGCAGAATCAGTCGCGGCTGTCGAGATGGTGATCGAGACGTGCGCGCGGTATGGCGTGCATCTCATAAACGGAGGCGTGGGCTCGTTGAGCGTGCACCCGACGGATTACGGTCAGAACGGTTCGGCGCTGGCGAAAGAGGCCCATTACGAGCGTGCCGCGGATGCTTTCCGGCACCTGGGACCTTTCGCGGGCGAGCGCGGTGTGCGGATTGTGTTCGAGATTCATATGAATACGATTCACGACACTGTTGCGTCGACGGTGAGGCTGCTCGACAAGATCGGCTGCGACAACGTGATGGCGAACCCCGATCCCGGCAACATGTTCAGCACGAGCACGGCCGAGCACGAGCCCGAAGCCCTCGATAAACTTGCCGGACGCGTAGGCTATTTTCACTTCAAGAACTGCTATCTTCACGCCGGACAGTACAGTTACAGCGTGAAACTGGCCGACGGGCACATCGACCTGAACCGGTACGTTCAAAAGCTGGTCGAGCTTGGGTATGATGACAACGTATGTGTGGAATACTGCGGCGCGGGTGACCCCCACGCCGCCGCGGAAGAGGATATCAAGTACCTGCGGGCATGCCTCAGCAGAGCCTGCAAGGGCTGA
- a CDS encoding TIM barrel protein yields MNISLGINTGFAINRFPRPEDWIPVVSQELGLDTVQFTADLLNPFLPDSLIERDVARIRELCGRSGIRVETAFTSAFTRVNHVLHPDLEMRRVWLGWLKRFIDISAALGASGMGSHFGIMSVHDNAEPELREERIAGGVAAWRELSEHAASRGLDYVMFEPMSIPREVGETITATRGILDRCTEGFAVPMRLCLDVDHGDLESSEPRDTDPHAWIRAFAGEIACIHVKQSVRDKGGHYPFTREFNEQGKIVPEEIIGTMASAGIEDCTLLLEISHRERWPAEYRVLHDLKASVAYWKRALEAAAARKQDVPGGGFV; encoded by the coding sequence ATGAATATTTCGCTCGGGATCAACACTGGTTTCGCGATCAACCGGTTTCCGCGTCCTGAAGACTGGATTCCGGTTGTATCCCAGGAACTTGGGCTGGACACGGTTCAGTTCACGGCGGACCTGTTGAACCCCTTTTTGCCGGATTCGTTGATTGAGCGGGATGTTGCGCGCATTCGGGAATTGTGCGGCCGCTCGGGTATTCGAGTGGAAACCGCTTTCACCTCGGCGTTTACGCGTGTGAACCATGTGCTGCACCCGGACTTGGAGATGCGGCGCGTCTGGCTGGGGTGGCTGAAGCGGTTCATCGACATCTCGGCGGCTCTTGGCGCGTCTGGGATGGGGAGCCACTTCGGCATCATGTCGGTGCACGACAATGCGGAGCCTGAGCTGCGTGAGGAGCGCATCGCGGGGGGCGTTGCGGCGTGGCGCGAGCTATCCGAACACGCGGCTTCGCGTGGCCTTGACTACGTGATGTTCGAGCCGATGTCGATTCCGCGCGAGGTGGGAGAAACGATAACCGCAACCCGCGGCATTCTTGACCGCTGCACGGAAGGTTTCGCGGTTCCCATGCGGTTGTGTCTGGATGTGGACCACGGTGATCTCGAGTCGTCTGAGCCACGAGACACGGACCCGCACGCCTGGATTCGCGCTTTTGCGGGGGAGATCGCGTGCATTCATGTCAAACAGAGCGTGCGTGACAAAGGGGGGCATTATCCGTTCACTCGGGAATTCAATGAGCAGGGCAAGATCGTGCCGGAGGAGATCATCGGCACCATGGCATCGGCAGGCATCGAGGATTGCACGCTCTTGCTCGAGATCTCGCATCGTGAGCGCTGGCCGGCGGAGTACCGCGTGCTCCATGATCTGAAGGCTTCGGTGGCCTACTGGAAGCGGGCGCTCGAAGCCGCCGCGGCGCGCAAGCAAGATGTGCCCGGCGGCGGGTTCGTATAG